In Alphaproteobacteria bacterium US3C007, one genomic interval encodes:
- a CDS encoding histone deacetylase family protein: MSSSTVLITHPDCLGHETPQGHPEQIARLEVLLKALERLPVEVLSAPLAQEADLLSVHPQHYLDALRAASPAHGSAALDADTHLSAGSLKAAYRAAGGVLLAVDQVLSGAAQNAFVATRPPGHHAETAKAMGFCLFGNAALGAKYALDRYGLQRVAVVDFDVHHGNGTQDLLWEEPRALFVSTHQMPLWPGSGAPDEKGAFDNIINLPLAPETDGQAMRTLYRETVLPHLRAFRPDLLIISAGFDAHSSDPLAQLNWCVEDFAWLTQELCALAAELCQGRVVSVLEGGYDLPALAASAKAHVEKLLEATK, from the coding sequence ATGTCTTCAAGCACTGTTCTGATCACGCACCCTGATTGCCTCGGCCATGAAACACCGCAAGGCCATCCGGAACAAATCGCCCGGCTAGAAGTTTTGTTAAAAGCGCTTGAGCGCTTGCCTGTAGAGGTTTTGTCAGCGCCTTTGGCGCAAGAGGCCGATCTTTTAAGCGTGCATCCACAGCATTATCTTGACGCGCTGCGCGCAGCGTCCCCAGCGCATGGCAGCGCCGCGCTGGATGCAGATACGCATCTGTCTGCGGGCTCGTTGAAGGCAGCTTATCGGGCGGCTGGCGGCGTTTTATTGGCTGTAGATCAGGTTCTTTCGGGCGCTGCGCAAAATGCTTTTGTGGCCACGCGCCCGCCTGGACATCACGCTGAAACCGCCAAAGCGATGGGGTTTTGCCTTTTTGGAAATGCTGCTTTGGGGGCAAAATATGCGCTAGATCGATATGGACTGCAGCGCGTGGCTGTGGTGGATTTTGATGTGCATCACGGCAATGGCACGCAGGATCTGCTTTGGGAAGAGCCGCGCGCTTTGTTTGTCAGCACGCATCAGATGCCACTTTGGCCAGGTAGCGGTGCGCCGGACGAGAAAGGCGCGTTTGACAATATTATAAACCTGCCGCTTGCGCCTGAAACCGATGGGCAAGCGATGCGGACGCTGTATCGGGAAACCGTCCTGCCACATTTACGGGCGTTCCGGCCGGATTTGCTGATTATTTCAGCTGGGTTTGACGCGCATTCCTCGGATCCTTTGGCGCAATTAAACTGGTGCGTTGAAGATTTTGCTTGGCTCACGCAGGAATTATGCGCTTTGGCAGCAGAACTCTGCCAAGGACGGGTGGTCTCGGTGCTCGAAGGCGGCTATGATTTGCCTGCTTTGGCTGCATCGGCCAAAGCCCATGTTGAAAAATTATTGGAGGCGACAAAATGA
- a CDS encoding extracellular solute-binding protein → MKLSNTFKMAAATIALTATGALASDLTVTSWGGGYTASQQKAYGEPWEAKTGKSIHWENYNGGLGEVRTQVESGNVTWDIVDVLPDQIRTGCDEGLFIEVPDDIFVKTADGKSMDEDLMVPRPNKCAIPQIWWTYQAFYNEGTFSGEQPDTIMDFFDTAAFPGKRGVHTWANAILEMALFADGVAKEDIYSTLETEAGADRAFAKLDTIKDDVVFWSAGAKPLELVSSGEVSMSLAYNGRVGGANLNDGTNFVSIWHGQVLEEEWIGILTGAPNMDAALDFAGFASSPTAQAEQARWINYGPMRTSALDIIAAGEPWFNTGVNILEHMPNRADVMADSIVADPDWWADNGDELQERYQAWMGQ, encoded by the coding sequence ATGAAGCTATCAAATACGTTTAAAATGGCTGCTGCAACGATCGCATTGACAGCGACCGGCGCGCTAGCATCCGACCTGACCGTAACATCATGGGGTGGTGGTTACACGGCGTCGCAGCAAAAAGCCTATGGTGAGCCATGGGAAGCCAAAACCGGCAAATCAATCCATTGGGAAAACTACAATGGTGGTTTGGGCGAAGTCAGAACACAGGTTGAAAGCGGCAATGTAACTTGGGATATCGTTGACGTTCTTCCCGACCAAATCCGTACCGGCTGTGACGAAGGCCTGTTCATCGAAGTACCAGATGATATTTTTGTGAAAACTGCTGACGGCAAATCCATGGATGAGGACCTGATGGTACCGCGTCCGAATAAATGCGCGATCCCACAAATCTGGTGGACATATCAAGCGTTCTATAATGAAGGTACTTTTTCTGGTGAGCAGCCAGACACAATCATGGATTTCTTTGACACTGCAGCCTTCCCTGGCAAGCGCGGCGTTCACACATGGGCAAACGCGATCCTAGAAATGGCCCTATTTGCCGATGGTGTTGCCAAAGAAGATATCTATTCAACGCTTGAAACCGAAGCGGGCGCAGATCGTGCCTTTGCAAAGCTTGACACAATCAAAGATGACGTTGTGTTTTGGTCTGCTGGTGCAAAACCGCTTGAGCTGGTTTCTTCGGGTGAAGTCTCAATGTCATTGGCCTATAACGGCCGTGTGGGTGGTGCAAACCTGAATGACGGCACAAACTTTGTGTCTATTTGGCATGGTCAGGTTCTGGAAGAAGAATGGATTGGCATCTTGACCGGCGCTCCAAACATGGACGCAGCTCTTGATTTCGCTGGCTTTGCCTCTTCTCCAACTGCGCAAGCAGAACAAGCACGCTGGATCAATTATGGCCCAATGCGGACATCTGCTTTGGATATCATCGCCGCCGGTGAGCCTTGGTTCAACACGGGTGTGAATATCCTTGAGCATATGCCAAACCGCGCCGACGTGATGGCAGATTCAATCGTTGCTGACCCTGATTGGTGGGCGGATAACGGTGATGAATTGCAAGAGCGTTACCAAGCGTGGATGGGCCAATAA
- the dxs gene encoding 1-deoxy-D-xylulose-5-phosphate synthase, whose translation MTERPYTPLLDQVHEPADLNSLSDAELHQLAEELRAETISVVSETGGHLGAGLGVIELTVALHAVFQAPKDKLIWDVSHQSYPHKILTGRRAKMRSLRQKDGISGFTKRSESPYDPFGAAHSSTSISAALGFAVAGDLGGQSETGHGDAIAVIGDGAMSAGMAYEAMNNAGHLKKRLIVILNDNEMSIAPPVGALSTYLSQLYAGAPFQDLKDVAKGAISFLPEPFREGAKRAKDMLKGMAVGGTLFEALGFSYLGPIDGHDLDQLLPILRTVQQRADGPILLHVITKKGRGYGPAEQARDKGHATAKFDVMTGAQQKATSNAPSYTKVFADSLLREAGEDPRICAVTAAMPDGTGLNLFAQRYPSRCFDVGIAEQHGVTFAAGLAAGGMRPFCAMYSTFLQRGYDQIVHDVAIQNLPVRFAIDRAGLVGADGATHAGSFDVAYLSNLPGMVVMAAADEAELVHMVATAAAYDAGPIAFRYPRGDGEGVELPERGTVLEIGKGRHIQAGSRVAILSFGTRLGEVIKAAELLNAQGITPTIADARFAKPLDQALILSLAEDHEAFITVEEGAIGGFGSHVMQLLADHGVFDAGLKFRSMVFPDEFIDQASPTDMYNTAGLNAQHIAEKVMSLLQQRKAIAQG comes from the coding sequence ATGACTGAGCGCCCCTATACCCCTTTGCTGGATCAAGTGCATGAGCCGGCGGATCTTAATTCGTTGAGCGATGCTGAGTTGCATCAATTGGCCGAGGAATTGCGCGCTGAAACCATTTCAGTTGTTTCTGAGACGGGGGGGCATTTGGGCGCTGGCTTGGGCGTGATTGAATTAACGGTGGCGCTGCACGCGGTGTTTCAGGCGCCCAAAGATAAGCTCATCTGGGATGTCAGCCATCAAAGCTATCCGCATAAAATCTTAACCGGGCGGCGCGCTAAGATGCGCAGTTTGCGCCAGAAAGATGGAATCAGCGGTTTCACCAAGCGCAGCGAAAGCCCCTATGATCCTTTTGGCGCAGCCCATTCCAGCACGTCGATCAGCGCTGCGTTGGGCTTCGCGGTTGCTGGGGATTTGGGCGGGCAAAGCGAGACTGGCCATGGGGATGCGATTGCGGTAATCGGCGATGGTGCGATGAGCGCGGGCATGGCTTATGAGGCGATGAACAATGCGGGCCATTTGAAGAAGCGCCTGATCGTGATTTTGAACGATAATGAAATGTCGATCGCGCCGCCTGTCGGTGCGCTTTCCACCTATTTGTCACAGCTTTATGCCGGGGCGCCCTTTCAAGATCTTAAAGATGTGGCAAAAGGGGCGATCAGCTTTCTACCCGAGCCTTTTCGCGAAGGTGCCAAACGCGCAAAAGATATGCTCAAGGGCATGGCCGTCGGGGGCACTTTGTTTGAAGCTTTGGGGTTTTCTTATTTAGGGCCTATAGATGGCCATGATCTGGATCAGTTGTTGCCAATTTTGCGCACTGTCCAGCAGCGGGCCGATGGGCCAATTTTACTGCATGTGATCACCAAAAAAGGCCGCGGCTACGGCCCTGCAGAACAGGCGCGCGATAAAGGTCATGCAACGGCAAAATTCGATGTGATGACGGGTGCGCAGCAAAAGGCAACGTCAAACGCGCCCAGCTACACCAAAGTTTTCGCCGATAGCCTGTTGCGCGAAGCCGGTGAAGACCCCCGCATCTGCGCCGTCACAGCTGCGATGCCCGATGGAACTGGATTAAACCTGTTTGCGCAGCGTTACCCGTCGCGCTGTTTTGATGTGGGCATTGCCGAACAGCATGGGGTGACTTTTGCTGCTGGATTGGCGGCTGGCGGCATGAGGCCGTTTTGCGCGATGTATTCTACCTTTTTGCAACGCGGATATGATCAGATCGTGCATGATGTGGCGATCCAAAATCTGCCTGTGCGTTTCGCGATTGATCGCGCCGGTCTGGTGGGGGCAGATGGCGCCACGCATGCTGGCAGTTTTGATGTGGCCTATCTGAGCAATTTGCCCGGAATGGTGGTGATGGCGGCCGCGGATGAGGCTGAACTGGTGCATATGGTGGCCACGGCCGCCGCGTATGATGCGGGGCCGATTGCCTTTCGTTATCCGCGTGGAGATGGCGAAGGCGTTGAGTTGCCCGAACGCGGAACTGTGTTGGAAATCGGTAAAGGCCGGCATATTCAAGCGGGCAGCCGCGTAGCGATTTTGTCTTTTGGCACGCGGTTGGGTGAAGTGATCAAGGCGGCCGAACTTTTAAACGCGCAGGGCATCACCCCCACTATCGCCGATGCGCGCTTTGCCAAACCGCTGGATCAGGCGCTTATTCTATCTTTGGCAGAAGACCATGAAGCGTTTATCACCGTTGAGGAAGGCGCTATTGGTGGTTTTGGCTCGCATGTTATGCAGTTACTTGCCGATCACGGCGTTTTTGATGCGGGCTTAAAATTCCGCTCAATGGTGTTTCCTGATGAGTTCATTGACCAAGCAAGCCCGACGGATATGTATAACACGGCCGGTTTAAACGCGCAGCATATTGCCGAAAAAGTTATGAGTTTGTTGCAACAGAGAAAAGCAATTGCGCAGGGCTAA
- a CDS encoding class I SAM-dependent methyltransferase, which yields MFAQRPQAALIILLDFSQPSCCNRWMSEKDPDLEAAYALSGAEENRALYARWAPDYDRGFAADMDYILPQHVALYFSRFESEGPVLDVGAGTGLLGVCLADQDTGPIDALDLSSEMLEVARQKNIYRDLITADLEQALPLPAAHYGAVVSAGTFTNGHLGPDVLDALIDLGKPSALFVVSINAAHWQSQGFARKFSALAGVVSDLKVFEVPIYGAQARGSHSADLAKIAVFRRAAP from the coding sequence ATGTTCGCGCAGCGCCCGCAAGCGGCTTTGATAATTTTGCTTGATTTTTCACAACCGTCCTGCTGCAATCGCTGGATGAGTGAAAAAGATCCTGATTTAGAAGCGGCTTATGCCCTGTCCGGCGCCGAAGAAAACAGGGCGCTCTATGCGCGTTGGGCGCCCGATTATGATCGGGGCTTTGCGGCGGATATGGATTATATCTTACCCCAACACGTGGCATTATATTTTAGTAGGTTTGAGTCTGAGGGGCCTGTTTTAGATGTCGGGGCGGGCACCGGCTTGCTGGGCGTTTGTTTAGCGGATCAGGACACTGGTCCGATTGATGCGCTGGATCTTTCGTCTGAAATGCTTGAGGTTGCGCGACAAAAGAATATCTATCGCGATTTAATTACAGCGGATTTAGAACAAGCTTTGCCGCTGCCGGCTGCGCATTATGGCGCGGTGGTCAGCGCCGGTACATTTACCAATGGTCATTTGGGCCCGGATGTTCTGGATGCGCTGATAGATCTGGGCAAACCCTCGGCGCTGTTTGTGGTTTCCATCAACGCCGCGCATTGGCAAAGCCAAGGCTTCGCGCGCAAATTTTCGGCTCTGGCCGGCGTAGTTTCGGATTTAAAAGTTTTTGAGGTGCCCATTTACGGCGCGCAGGCACGCGGATCGCATAGCGCTGATCTTGCAAAGATTGCGGTTTTTCGACGGGCGGCGCCATAG
- a CDS encoding acetyl-CoA C-acyltransferase family protein, whose protein sequence is MNEIVILDGARTAIGTFGGMLAGTSPIELATVVSKAALERSGVEGAQIGQVAFGHVINTEPKDMYLSRVAALQAGVSETTAAMNVNRLCGSGAQAIVSVIQSLMLGDADFGLAGGAENMSRSPFILQDQRWGAKMGDVRTLDMMLGALNCPFGTGHMGVTAENVAAEHDVSRAEQDAFAMTSQTRAAAAIRDGRFEDQITPVSVKVKRDKVDFICDEHPKQTDEAALAGLRPVFQKDGSVTAGNASGINDGAAALVLAQASAAQMAGLRPRARVLGYAHAGVRPAVMGIGPIPAVQNLLQKTGLTVEDFDVIESNEAFAAQALAVNKALGLDAARVNPNGGAIALGHPVGATGAILVIKALHELERTQSDRALITMCIGGGQGIALAIERIAA, encoded by the coding sequence ATGAACGAGATTGTGATTTTAGACGGCGCACGCACCGCAATTGGAACTTTTGGCGGGATGTTGGCCGGAACCTCTCCCATCGAATTGGCAACGGTTGTTAGCAAAGCGGCGCTGGAAAGATCCGGGGTTGAGGGCGCACAAATTGGCCAGGTTGCCTTTGGTCATGTGATCAATACGGAACCTAAAGATATGTATTTAAGCCGGGTTGCAGCCCTGCAGGCTGGTGTGTCTGAAACGACAGCGGCAATGAATGTGAACCGGCTTTGCGGATCCGGGGCGCAAGCGATTGTTTCGGTCATTCAATCTTTGATGCTGGGGGATGCCGATTTTGGATTGGCTGGCGGTGCAGAAAATATGAGTCGCTCTCCGTTTATTTTGCAGGATCAGCGTTGGGGGGCAAAAATGGGCGATGTGCGCACGTTGGATATGATGCTTGGGGCGCTGAATTGTCCTTTTGGCACCGGTCATATGGGCGTTACGGCGGAAAATGTGGCGGCAGAGCATGATGTTTCAAGGGCGGAACAAGATGCGTTTGCGATGACCAGTCAAACCCGCGCGGCTGCCGCCATCCGTGATGGGCGTTTTGAAGACCAGATTACTCCGGTATCGGTGAAAGTGAAGCGCGATAAGGTTGATTTTATTTGCGATGAACACCCCAAACAGACGGATGAGGCCGCGTTGGCCGGGTTACGCCCGGTGTTCCAAAAAGACGGCTCGGTGACGGCGGGCAATGCGTCAGGGATCAATGATGGCGCCGCAGCCTTGGTTTTGGCGCAAGCCTCCGCTGCGCAAATGGCAGGGCTGCGCCCGCGGGCGCGGGTATTGGGATATGCGCATGCGGGCGTGCGCCCCGCGGTGATGGGGATTGGGCCCATACCCGCCGTGCAAAACCTATTGCAGAAAACTGGTCTGACCGTTGAAGATTTTGACGTGATTGAATCCAACGAAGCTTTTGCGGCGCAGGCTTTGGCGGTTAATAAAGCCTTGGGGCTGGATGCAGCGCGGGTGAACCCAAATGGCGGCGCGATCGCACTGGGCCATCCGGTTGGCGCCACCGGAGCGATTTTGGTGATAAAAGCTTTGCATGAGCTGGAACGCACCCAATCAGACCGCGCCTTGATCACCATGTGTATTGGGGGTGGTCAGGGGATCGCTTTGGCCATTGAACGGATTGCGGCCTAA
- a CDS encoding exodeoxyribonuclease VII small subunit has product MSQTPVDQMSFEQAMAELEQVVGQLERGDVALEQSIQLYERGAELKKRCADKLKEAEEKVNAITLDANGAASGTTSVPDL; this is encoded by the coding sequence ATGAGCCAAACCCCTGTAGATCAAATGAGTTTTGAACAAGCAATGGCCGAACTTGAGCAGGTGGTTGGTCAGCTTGAGCGCGGGGATGTTGCTTTAGAGCAATCAATTCAGCTTTATGAACGTGGGGCTGAGTTGAAAAAACGCTGCGCGGATAAATTGAAAGAAGCCGAAGAAAAAGTGAATGCAATCACTTTAGACGCCAATGGCGCCGCCAGCGGCACCACTTCCGTTCCCGATCTTTGA
- a CDS encoding ABC transporter permease — MSDVAANAQAGQMMTADGIPLKKSLKASLRREKLRAFGLVAGPALFILILFVWPIYALFQKSIDDSFVNDVLPRTMAIYEQWDGVDLPGEPHFEAMYLDLTSAAKLQIGKVSTRMNYAKSGWKSLIKKSNRKFKKIDAEQPLQAQMIKADKRWGDVEFWRSLGIMKDRTTAGYYWNAIDRTYDDKKNVIMQPENRRVYVMFWKRTLLVSTIVTIACLVLAFPVAYLLATLPLRISNLLMICVLMPFWTSLLVRIVAWMIMLQQQGVLNDSLVGLGIISDENRLPLMYNFNGTLIVMTQVLLPFMILPLYSVMRGIPPTYMKAAQNLGATPARAFIRVYMPQTIPGIGAGVILVFIVAIGYFITPELVGGKDGQMIGNQIAYHLRKSLNWGLASAMGVILLSAILILYWVYDKIVGIDNMRLG, encoded by the coding sequence ATGAGTGATGTCGCAGCCAACGCGCAAGCCGGACAAATGATGACGGCGGATGGTATTCCGCTGAAAAAAAGCTTAAAAGCCTCTTTGAGGCGGGAAAAGCTTCGCGCCTTTGGCCTAGTGGCTGGACCGGCTTTATTCATTTTAATTCTATTTGTATGGCCGATTTACGCGCTCTTTCAAAAAAGTATTGATGACAGTTTTGTCAATGACGTCTTGCCCCGAACGATGGCCATTTATGAGCAGTGGGATGGCGTTGACCTGCCCGGCGAGCCGCATTTCGAGGCGATGTATTTAGATCTTACATCGGCCGCAAAACTTCAAATCGGCAAAGTCTCAACCCGAATGAACTATGCAAAATCAGGCTGGAAAAGCCTGATCAAAAAATCAAACCGCAAGTTCAAGAAAATAGATGCCGAACAACCGCTTCAAGCGCAAATGATAAAGGCTGATAAGCGCTGGGGAGATGTCGAGTTCTGGAGATCTCTTGGAATTATGAAAGACAGAACCACAGCGGGGTATTATTGGAACGCGATTGACCGCACCTATGATGATAAAAAAAACGTAATCATGCAGCCGGAAAACCGCCGCGTCTACGTCATGTTTTGGAAACGCACGCTGCTGGTCTCGACCATCGTTACGATCGCCTGCCTTGTCTTGGCCTTTCCTGTTGCCTATCTGCTGGCCACGTTGCCCCTGCGGATCTCAAACCTGCTGATGATCTGCGTTCTTATGCCGTTTTGGACATCGCTTTTGGTGCGGATCGTGGCTTGGATGATTATGCTACAACAGCAGGGGGTATTGAACGATTCGCTTGTTGGTTTGGGGATTATAAGCGATGAAAACCGCCTGCCCTTAATGTATAATTTCAACGGGACGCTGATCGTAATGACGCAAGTTTTGCTGCCCTTTATGATCCTTCCGCTCTATTCGGTAATGCGCGGTATTCCCCCAACCTATATGAAAGCTGCGCAGAATTTAGGGGCAACCCCGGCGCGCGCCTTTATCCGAGTCTACATGCCTCAAACCATTCCCGGTATTGGGGCAGGTGTGATTTTGGTGTTTATCGTGGCAATCGGTTATTTCATTACGCCCGAATTGGTCGGCGGAAAAGATGGTCAAATGATCGGCAACCAAATCGCCTATCATTTGCGAAAATCGCTAAACTGGGGACTGGCATCCGCAATGGGCGTGATCCTGCTGTCAGCAATTCTAATCCTATATTGGGTTTATGATAAGATCGTCGGTATCGACAATATGAGGTTGGGATAA
- a CDS encoding SDR family oxidoreductase: MQKHLFSFGHGYTAQALSRALPKTDWAITGTTRKPEKQEQMRQDNVTPLLWDSPDIDAALARADAVLISAGPEAQGDPVLGRFSSFFKKQGPKLDWLGYLSTTGVYGDHAGNWVDETTPLTPSTRRGKLRLNAEQAWQAIPDLPLHIFRLAGIYGPGRGPFSKVRQGTAQRIIKPNQIFSRIHVADIAQVLKASLHSPNPGAIYNVCDDDPAPPQDVIGHAAALLNTPLPAEIAFEKADLSPMARSFYAESKKVRNQRIKTELGVNLLYPSYRDGLPALLEEETKNQS; this comes from the coding sequence ATGCAGAAACATCTTTTTTCATTCGGACATGGATATACAGCGCAAGCGCTTTCACGCGCGCTGCCCAAAACAGATTGGGCCATTACGGGCACCACCCGCAAGCCTGAAAAGCAAGAACAGATGCGCCAAGACAACGTTACCCCTTTGCTTTGGGACAGCCCCGATATCGACGCCGCTTTGGCGCGCGCTGATGCGGTTTTGATTTCAGCCGGGCCCGAGGCGCAGGGAGATCCGGTTCTGGGCCGGTTTTCGTCTTTCTTTAAAAAACAGGGGCCTAAACTGGACTGGCTAGGCTATTTATCCACCACGGGCGTCTATGGCGATCATGCGGGCAATTGGGTCGATGAAACCACACCTCTTACCCCGTCGACCCGCCGGGGCAAGCTGCGTTTAAACGCCGAGCAGGCCTGGCAGGCAATACCAGATTTGCCTTTGCATATTTTTCGTTTGGCCGGAATTTATGGCCCTGGCCGAGGCCCGTTTTCAAAGGTGCGCCAAGGCACAGCCCAGCGCATTATAAAACCCAATCAAATTTTCAGCCGCATCCATGTGGCCGATATTGCACAAGTGTTAAAAGCCTCGCTGCACTCGCCCAATCCTGGCGCGATCTATAACGTATGCGATGATGATCCGGCCCCTCCACAAGACGTGATCGGACATGCGGCCGCCTTGCTGAACACGCCTTTGCCAGCAGAAATCGCGTTTGAAAAGGCCGATCTAAGCCCGATGGCGCGCAGTTTTTACGCCGAAAGCAAAAAAGTTCGCAACCAGCGCATTAAAACCGAGCTTGGTGTAAACCTGCTTTATCCCAGCTATCGTGACGGTCTGCCCGCCTTGTTGGAAGAAGAAACCAAAAACCAATCGTAA
- a CDS encoding farnesyl diphosphate synthase has translation MFRAALEANAAHVQAHLDQQLALLETSEVAKAMAYSLQGGKRLRAFLVMQSAALFDIGPSQAIWPACAIEAVHAYSLVHDDLPCMDDDDLRRGKPTVHKAWDQATAVLAGDALHAFGFELSLNPQASPNPAIRADLALSLAQAGGAGGMVLGQALDIAAETAAQPLTLEEIITLQQGKTGALIAWSAEAGARLAAADIAPLTAYARAIGLAFQIADDILDIEGDPEKAGKRLQKDEAAGKATFVTLLGLDGAKRRAKALVANACDALAPFGSEANSLQRCAEFIIARDN, from the coding sequence ATGTTTCGCGCCGCACTTGAGGCCAATGCTGCGCATGTGCAAGCGCATTTGGATCAGCAATTGGCCTTGCTTGAAACCTCAGAAGTGGCCAAAGCGATGGCCTATAGTCTGCAAGGGGGAAAGCGTCTGCGGGCGTTTTTGGTCATGCAGAGCGCGGCGCTGTTCGATATCGGCCCCAGCCAGGCTATTTGGCCTGCTTGCGCGATTGAAGCGGTGCATGCCTATTCCTTAGTGCATGACGATCTGCCTTGCATGGATGATGATGATCTGCGCCGCGGCAAGCCAACCGTGCATAAGGCCTGGGATCAGGCCACGGCCGTTTTGGCGGGTGATGCGCTGCACGCTTTTGGGTTCGAGCTCAGTTTAAACCCGCAGGCCAGCCCTAATCCGGCGATTCGTGCAGATCTGGCGCTGTCATTGGCGCAAGCCGGGGGCGCAGGGGGTATGGTTTTGGGGCAGGCTTTGGATATCGCGGCCGAAACCGCGGCCCAGCCTTTAACGCTTGAAGAAATTATTACGCTGCAACAGGGAAAAACCGGCGCGTTGATTGCCTGGTCGGCAGAAGCGGGCGCGCGCTTGGCAGCTGCAGATATCGCGCCCTTGACGGCCTATGCGCGCGCGATCGGTTTGGCCTTTCAAATTGCTGATGACATTCTAGATATTGAGGGAGATCCGGAAAAAGCTGGCAAACGGTTGCAAAAAGATGAGGCGGCCGGCAAAGCGACATTCGTAACATTGCTTGGCTTAGACGGTGCAAAGCGGCGTGCCAAAGCGCTGGTGGCCAACGCCTGCGACGCATTGGCACCCTTTGGATCTGAGGCAAACAGCTTGCAGCGCTGCGCCGAGTTCATTATTGCCCGCGACAATTAA
- a CDS encoding ABC transporter ATP-binding protein, translated as MGFVEFTKVQKSYDGENLVVKDLNLSVGKGEFLTMLGPSGSGKTTCLMMLAGFETATHGEILLGGKPINNIPPHKRGIGMVFQNYALFPHMTVNENLAFPLEVRGQSKSEREANVKKALDMVQMSAFGNRRPAQLSGGQQQRIALARSLVFEPDLVLMDEPLGALDKQLREHMQFEIKHLHDRLGVTVVYVTHDQSEALTMSDRIAVFDDGIIQQLAPPSDLYERPDNAFVAQFIGENNRIEATVSELKGDTAIVDYGNGSKGEALAINCGGVGTKTVLSIRPERVQLGQKSGSNAIDAEVKELIYLGDHIRCRMNVMGNEDFVVKVANSAGHTHLNVGEKTTVSWDVSDCRALDA; from the coding sequence ATGGGATTCGTAGAATTCACAAAAGTACAAAAAAGTTATGATGGCGAAAATTTAGTTGTTAAAGATTTAAACCTGAGTGTTGGCAAAGGTGAATTTTTAACGATGCTCGGGCCCTCTGGATCGGGTAAAACAACCTGCCTTATGATGTTGGCCGGTTTTGAAACAGCCACCCATGGTGAGATTTTATTGGGAGGCAAACCGATCAATAATATTCCCCCTCACAAGCGTGGAATCGGCATGGTGTTTCAAAACTACGCGCTATTTCCGCATATGACGGTGAACGAAAACCTAGCCTTTCCTTTAGAAGTGCGCGGACAAAGCAAATCAGAGCGGGAAGCCAACGTTAAAAAAGCGCTGGACATGGTGCAAATGAGCGCCTTTGGCAATCGCCGCCCCGCGCAGCTTTCTGGTGGGCAGCAGCAACGGATTGCTCTGGCGCGTTCCTTAGTATTTGAACCCGATCTGGTCTTAATGGATGAGCCCTTGGGGGCGCTTGACAAACAGTTGCGCGAACATATGCAATTTGAAATCAAGCATTTGCATGACAGGCTTGGCGTTACCGTTGTTTACGTGACGCATGATCAATCCGAAGCGCTCACCATGTCAGACCGTATCGCCGTGTTTGACGATGGTATTATCCAGCAGCTGGCGCCGCCAAGCGACCTATATGAACGGCCTGACAACGCCTTCGTGGCGCAATTTATCGGTGAAAATAATCGCATTGAAGCCACCGTTTCCGAGCTGAAAGGCGACACCGCCATCGTTGATTATGGCAATGGTTCAAAAGGCGAAGCGCTGGCGATTAATTGTGGTGGCGTGGGCACAAAAACGGTTTTGTCGATCCGCCCCGAGCGGGTGCAATTGGGGCAAAAAAGTGGTTCAAACGCGATTGATGCAGAGGTTAAAGAACTCATTTACCTTGGAGACCATATCCGCTGCCGCATGAACGTTATGGGCAACGAAGATTTCGTTGTAAAAGTTGCCAACTCAGCCGGCCATACGCATTTGAATGTGGGTGAAAAAACCACCGTCAGCTGGGATGTCAGTGATTGTCGTGCGCTTGATGCATGA